A single region of the Bdellovibrionales bacterium CG10_big_fil_rev_8_21_14_0_10_45_34 genome encodes:
- the lspA gene encoding signal peptidase II, whose translation MEKFKYLLLLTSTAAIVALDQATKIYIHTHYRLGESTSVIEDYFNITYVRNPGAAFGFLAKSNPAFRENFFLILPPLLMAVILWLLRGTPFKERVQVIALCLVFGGALGNYIDRIQHGFVIDFLDFHYKGVYSWPAFNVADITIVTGISLMVLMSFLEQKKSGKAKA comes from the coding sequence ATGGAAAAGTTTAAATACCTATTGCTTCTCACTTCTACAGCCGCCATTGTCGCCCTCGATCAAGCGACAAAAATTTATATTCACACTCACTATCGCTTAGGCGAATCTACAAGTGTTATAGAGGATTACTTCAACATCACTTACGTGAGGAACCCTGGCGCCGCCTTTGGTTTTTTGGCCAAAAGCAATCCTGCATTTCGCGAAAACTTCTTTCTCATACTACCTCCCCTGCTTATGGCTGTTATTTTATGGCTGCTGCGGGGTACGCCGTTTAAGGAAAGGGTTCAAGTCATCGCACTTTGTCTCGTATTTGGCGGAGCACTTGGTAACTACATTGATCGGATTCAACATGGTTTCGTCATCGATTTTTTAGACTTCCACTACAAGGGCGTCTACTCTTGGCCGGCGTTTAATGTGGCCGACATTACAATTGTGACAGGCATATCACTCATGGTTTTAATGAGCTTTCTAGAGCAAAAAAAGAGCGGCAAAGCAAAAGCTTAG
- a CDS encoding histidine kinase: protein MDFFLSRRKIISTLLKVAFCLGLAGLLLQFDFHSIEFLTYDMRVRTSPAPRLSDQLTLVQVDRDTVRGLDRSPSPLDLLTLLENILLAQPREILIFLSVPGLQGTFQEQTRLAQFLREHPNIFFMEEDLFLPGQEDRLNMSPPFGGLKKTSAPITMDKYSFSADGVTRRVMLSYLGEPLFYARWARLMNGYEPGYQFRGTFYYKESTQALIRYHPKGSFKTLSFLDTLGGRFKADDFYTKTVLIGVDTEANTEDYIQTPYSRDVTAMSHLEAQANMMETLIKDQGIAKVPEWLKWLITICVSLATGYVVFSLSPLTGLAYLVSLVLTYCVASWAFFAGFGVWIPMAHPLLAVAICYYFFIPYRLIKENQKSWEFEQKNRLLTQVEELKSNFLGMMSHDLKTPLARIQGLAEVVLTESKSLDTKHRSLLKQIGQSTEELTRFISSILSLNRIESKELKLNLQSKDINEIVGEVIERHQFLAQTKNITFETSFDPLFSVKVDPELIRQVVSNLVENAIKYGPEDSVVSVKTHEVSDQVLIEISDEGSGIPQPELENVFMKFYRSRDAKSSPIKGTGLGLYLAKYFVELHQGRISVSNLPQKGCIFKVELPL, encoded by the coding sequence GTGGATTTTTTTTTAAGCCGCAGAAAAATCATTTCAACTCTCTTAAAAGTCGCTTTCTGCCTTGGTTTAGCTGGCCTACTCCTTCAGTTTGACTTCCACTCCATTGAATTTCTCACCTACGACATGCGGGTTCGAACAAGCCCAGCCCCGAGGCTTTCTGATCAGTTGACTCTCGTCCAAGTCGATCGCGACACGGTTAGAGGCTTGGACCGAAGCCCATCGCCCCTTGATTTACTCACTCTTCTCGAAAATATTTTGCTCGCCCAACCGCGCGAAATTCTCATATTTCTTTCTGTTCCCGGTCTTCAAGGGACATTTCAAGAGCAAACCAGGCTTGCGCAGTTCTTGCGTGAACATCCCAATATCTTCTTTATGGAGGAGGACCTCTTTCTTCCTGGACAAGAAGACCGATTAAATATGTCGCCACCATTCGGTGGTCTCAAAAAAACCTCGGCCCCCATCACAATGGACAAATACAGTTTTTCAGCAGACGGCGTCACACGAAGGGTGATGTTGAGCTATTTGGGAGAGCCACTCTTTTACGCAAGGTGGGCTAGGCTGATGAATGGCTATGAACCGGGCTATCAATTTCGTGGAACGTTTTATTACAAGGAATCTACGCAAGCACTTATTAGATATCACCCTAAGGGATCCTTCAAAACCCTCTCTTTCTTAGATACGTTAGGTGGTCGATTTAAAGCGGATGATTTTTATACAAAGACCGTTCTTATTGGAGTCGATACCGAGGCAAACACCGAGGATTACATTCAGACTCCTTATTCGAGAGACGTAACGGCAATGTCACACCTTGAAGCTCAAGCAAATATGATGGAGACCTTGATAAAAGATCAGGGCATAGCGAAAGTTCCAGAATGGTTAAAGTGGTTGATCACTATTTGTGTCTCCTTGGCAACTGGCTATGTTGTATTCTCACTTTCTCCGCTCACAGGTCTGGCTTACCTTGTTAGCCTTGTACTCACATATTGCGTAGCTTCGTGGGCTTTTTTTGCGGGCTTTGGAGTGTGGATTCCCATGGCTCATCCTTTGCTGGCAGTTGCCATCTGTTACTACTTTTTTATTCCTTACAGACTGATTAAGGAAAATCAAAAATCCTGGGAGTTTGAACAGAAAAACCGGCTTCTGACCCAAGTGGAGGAGCTCAAAAGTAACTTTTTGGGCATGATGTCGCATGACTTAAAAACTCCTCTAGCCAGAATTCAGGGACTTGCCGAAGTAGTGCTTACTGAATCAAAATCTTTAGATACGAAACATCGCTCCTTGTTAAAGCAGATAGGTCAATCTACAGAGGAGCTCACCCGTTTTATCTCATCGATATTGAGTCTTAACCGGATCGAGAGTAAGGAGCTTAAGCTCAACCTGCAAAGTAAGGACATCAATGAAATTGTGGGTGAAGTTATTGAGCGGCACCAATTCTTAGCGCAGACGAAAAATATCACGTTTGAGACCTCATTTGATCCTCTGTTCAGCGTAAAGGTAGATCCAGAACTTATACGACAGGTTGTTAGCAACCTCGTTGAAAATGCTATCAAGTATGGCCCAGAAGACTCAGTGGTAAGCGTGAAAACCCACGAAGTGAGTGATCAAGTTCTTATTGAAATTTCAGACGAAGGATCTGGAATCCCTCAGCCAGAGCTAGAAAATGTGTTTATGAAATTCTATCGTAGCCGTGATGCCAAAAGTTCACCAATCAAGGGCACCGGTCTTGGCCTTTATCTTGCTAAATATTTCGTTGAGTTACACCAGGGCCGAATATCGGTGTCAAATCTACCCCAAAAGGGCTGTATTTTTAAGGTGGAGCTCCCGCTTTAG
- a CDS encoding sigma-54-dependent Fis family transcriptional regulator, which produces MLRVLVVDDDAGLRLSVASALNHTRRFHVEEAIDGLDAVAQVKRGQFDLVILDVDMPNLSGLEALRAIKEHDPRIIVIMLTAFAKIDDAVSAVKEGAFHYLSKPIKTDELVQLVDRALNAHALINSAAGSSPILIEAGTKFIGNCNEMQKVFTIIDRLSKVDTAVMIRGESGTGKELVARAIHYNSVRKDQKFVAINCSAIPETLFESELFGHEKGAFTGADSRKIGKFQFAEGGTLFLDELGDMPLLMQAKLLRVLQDKRFTPVGSNRELEANVRIIAATNRPLEKMIEKGEFREDLFYRLNVIPIFLPSLRDRKNDIENLVQNFIRKFNLQHQKKIVSVAPEAMTCLKRYEWPGNIRELENIVEYAFIWETTNQIHLSSLPEKVLKANGIDLYSLQERMTLTNGLKASEEALKNTSASGAFLNAEGQGLPSVGSDGESLAEGSDNVADTDASYQFLRGETLGSSELDFNRQKELFEKEFIIKALKTFKGRINQTAIHANIPKKTLLRKIEKYGIVAKDYIQG; this is translated from the coding sequence ATGCTGCGTGTGCTCGTTGTTGACGATGATGCGGGCTTACGACTATCAGTAGCTTCAGCGCTCAACCATACTCGTCGGTTTCACGTAGAAGAAGCGATCGATGGTCTCGATGCCGTTGCTCAGGTTAAGCGGGGCCAGTTTGATCTCGTCATCCTCGATGTCGATATGCCAAACTTAAGCGGGCTCGAAGCTCTTCGAGCCATTAAAGAGCACGATCCTCGCATAATTGTGATTATGCTAACAGCATTTGCAAAGATCGATGACGCCGTCTCCGCCGTCAAAGAAGGAGCATTTCATTATCTCTCGAAGCCTATAAAAACAGACGAATTGGTTCAGTTGGTGGATCGGGCGTTAAATGCACATGCGCTCATTAACAGTGCGGCCGGTTCTTCACCAATACTTATTGAAGCTGGAACAAAATTCATCGGTAACTGCAATGAAATGCAAAAAGTGTTCACCATCATCGACCGTCTCTCAAAGGTAGACACAGCGGTGATGATTCGCGGGGAGTCCGGTACCGGTAAAGAACTCGTCGCCAGAGCTATCCACTACAATTCAGTTCGTAAAGATCAAAAATTTGTAGCTATAAACTGTTCAGCCATTCCGGAAACGCTCTTCGAAAGTGAACTTTTTGGCCACGAAAAAGGAGCATTCACCGGAGCTGATTCGCGCAAGATTGGAAAGTTTCAATTTGCAGAAGGCGGAACGCTCTTTCTAGATGAGCTTGGCGACATGCCCTTGTTAATGCAGGCAAAGCTTTTACGTGTTCTACAGGACAAGAGGTTTACGCCTGTTGGATCGAACCGAGAACTTGAGGCCAACGTTCGAATCATTGCTGCCACGAATCGTCCCTTAGAGAAAATGATCGAAAAAGGAGAGTTTCGAGAAGATTTGTTTTATCGTCTCAATGTTATCCCGATTTTCCTTCCGTCTTTGAGGGATAGAAAGAACGATATTGAAAATCTCGTTCAAAACTTTATCCGCAAATTTAACCTTCAACATCAAAAGAAAATTGTCAGCGTGGCACCCGAGGCGATGACTTGCCTGAAGCGCTACGAATGGCCCGGCAATATTCGCGAACTTGAAAACATTGTTGAGTATGCCTTTATTTGGGAGACTACAAATCAAATTCACCTTTCGTCGCTACCGGAAAAGGTCTTGAAGGCAAACGGCATTGATCTTTATTCTCTTCAAGAAAGAATGACGCTCACAAACGGCTTAAAGGCGAGCGAAGAGGCTTTGAAAAACACCTCTGCGTCCGGGGCTTTTTTAAACGCTGAAGGCCAGGGTTTGCCATCTGTGGGTAGTGATGGTGAAAGTCTTGCCGAGGGAAGCGACAACGTTGCAGACACCGATGCGTCGTACCAGTTCTTAAGAGGAGAGACTCTTGGGTCTTCTGAGCTAGACTTCAATAGGCAGAAGGAACTTTTCGAAAAAGAGTTTATCATTAAAGCTCTCAAGACGTTTAAAGGCCGCATCAACCAAACGGCCATTCACGCGAATATCCCAAAGAAAACTCTTCTAAGAAAAATCGAGAAGTACGGGATAGTGGCGAAGGACTACATACAAGGCTAA
- a CDS encoding DUF507 domain-containing protein → MISESRQSVLARLIVDSVWDDDLVDYSDEDGAFRAAKRVLAQFVDEDERIDETVRAKIRSLKRNVIEGSMEWETLFAKYYQEETNRHG, encoded by the coding sequence ATGATTTCAGAATCGCGGCAATCCGTATTGGCTAGACTCATCGTGGACTCCGTATGGGATGACGATCTCGTAGACTACTCCGACGAAGACGGCGCTTTTAGAGCGGCTAAAAGAGTTCTTGCTCAGTTTGTTGATGAAGATGAACGAATTGACGAAACCGTCAGGGCCAAGATTCGCAGTTTAAAAAGAAATGTTATTGAAGGCAGCATGGAGTGGGAAACACTCTTTGCAAAGTATTATCAAGAGGAGACAAATCGTCATGGCTAA
- a CDS encoding penicillin-binding protein 1B: MNHQRLRIFLIAAVLTLAVSTVLTWLWLSSLEKLIEERLESKKFSSTVELFAAPGRLVRGQSITLLQVMTDLKRLGYTERKGIQTLQSKEFQVPPSDVCLEDLPDGSEAEFVSSCIDIAGPTVDESQAPLSIYRVYFSQASQSVISIEDRQSRTEEPFFELEPEPFAQFAQGRPILKTYRELGETPPLCLNAILAIEDKEFLEHKGFNITSIARAFFKNLKAGRVTQGGSTITQQLVKNYFLTPEKSYTRKAKEFAIAILLETRESKDEILESYINEIYMGQNGAFEVRGFGAASEFYFNKDLSRIDLAECALLAAIINSPGRFNPFKHPEDATERRNRVLDLMKELGMIREDEWKLAVEKTLPQERVALLKEPAPYYVQAVMGWLEERELISEGGIQVFTSMNIQAQQAAQEAVARGISQLEKRKTISKLKEGGKTLEASFVASDPITGDIIALVGGRDYRKSQFNRAIQAKRQVGSVMKPIVYLAALEQLDSQGNVYTPITLISDEKFTLKTGPNTWSPKNYDGKAHGLIPLFYALKESLNIATARLGNEVGLDNILSLARDLGVTSQLQALPSLTLGAFEMTPLEVLQAYSTLARQGKKAELSLVRKVVSDEGHIIYRSPLNREQVSIPQKVAVIIAMLKQVINSGTGQVVKLLGFSMPAAGKTGTTSDYKDTWFAGFTPFVTAVSWVGYDDNTPTGLSGASGAAPIWADFMKQFAARYPPNDFKWPEGTELRELSVEDQLSLGIVPGENEILNPVELLFETNPY, from the coding sequence ATGAATCATCAAAGGCTACGAATCTTTTTGATTGCCGCAGTTTTGACGCTCGCGGTTAGTACAGTTTTAACTTGGCTCTGGTTAAGCAGCCTCGAAAAACTTATTGAAGAGCGCTTAGAATCCAAAAAGTTTAGCTCAACTGTTGAACTCTTTGCCGCCCCCGGAAGGTTGGTGAGGGGCCAGTCCATAACCTTGCTGCAAGTAATGACTGACTTAAAACGTCTCGGCTACACGGAACGCAAAGGCATTCAAACGCTTCAAAGCAAAGAGTTCCAGGTGCCCCCTTCTGATGTTTGCCTCGAAGACCTCCCGGACGGCTCAGAAGCAGAATTTGTCTCTTCCTGCATAGATATTGCTGGTCCAACTGTCGATGAGTCGCAAGCGCCATTATCCATCTATCGCGTTTATTTTTCTCAGGCGAGTCAGTCAGTGATCTCTATCGAAGACAGGCAAAGCCGCACGGAAGAGCCTTTTTTTGAATTGGAACCCGAACCCTTTGCCCAATTTGCGCAAGGCCGACCTATTTTGAAAACTTACCGCGAGCTCGGGGAGACTCCTCCGCTTTGCCTCAATGCGATTTTGGCCATTGAGGATAAAGAATTTTTGGAGCACAAAGGGTTCAACATTACATCTATCGCTAGGGCATTTTTTAAAAACCTCAAAGCGGGAAGGGTTACCCAAGGCGGAAGCACAATCACCCAACAGCTTGTCAAAAACTACTTTCTAACCCCCGAGAAAAGCTACACGCGAAAGGCCAAAGAGTTCGCCATCGCTATTTTGCTAGAAACCAGAGAAAGCAAAGACGAGATTCTCGAAAGCTATATCAATGAAATCTACATGGGTCAAAACGGAGCCTTCGAGGTGAGAGGCTTTGGTGCCGCTAGTGAATTCTATTTTAACAAGGATCTTTCTCGTATTGATCTTGCGGAGTGCGCACTACTAGCAGCAATTATTAATAGCCCCGGTAGGTTCAATCCATTTAAACATCCTGAAGATGCGACGGAGCGACGAAACCGGGTTCTTGATCTTATGAAAGAGCTCGGCATGATCCGCGAAGACGAGTGGAAGCTTGCCGTAGAGAAAACTTTACCGCAAGAGCGCGTAGCACTTTTAAAGGAGCCGGCTCCTTATTACGTGCAAGCGGTGATGGGGTGGCTCGAAGAAAGAGAGCTCATCAGCGAAGGGGGAATTCAAGTTTTTACATCGATGAATATTCAGGCCCAACAAGCAGCGCAAGAGGCTGTCGCTAGAGGCATTTCGCAACTCGAAAAGCGAAAGACTATTAGCAAGCTAAAAGAAGGCGGCAAAACGCTTGAAGCTAGCTTTGTTGCCTCTGACCCAATTACCGGTGACATCATCGCCCTGGTCGGTGGACGCGACTACCGTAAATCACAGTTTAATCGAGCCATCCAAGCGAAACGCCAGGTTGGATCTGTCATGAAACCCATAGTCTACTTGGCAGCCTTGGAGCAATTGGATTCACAAGGCAACGTTTATACGCCGATCACACTTATTTCTGATGAAAAATTCACGCTAAAAACAGGACCAAACACATGGTCTCCAAAAAACTATGACGGCAAGGCTCATGGGCTTATTCCTCTGTTTTATGCCCTTAAAGAATCCCTTAATATTGCGACCGCACGGCTAGGGAATGAAGTCGGACTCGATAACATTCTTTCGCTCGCGAGGGATTTAGGAGTGACATCGCAACTTCAAGCTCTACCCTCTCTCACCTTAGGAGCGTTTGAAATGACGCCACTAGAAGTGCTGCAAGCATATTCCACTCTAGCGAGGCAAGGCAAAAAGGCCGAACTCAGTTTAGTGCGAAAGGTTGTGAGCGACGAAGGTCACATCATATACCGAAGTCCACTGAATCGTGAGCAAGTTTCCATTCCGCAAAAGGTTGCGGTGATCATCGCGATGTTGAAACAAGTTATAAATTCGGGTACCGGCCAGGTTGTTAAACTTCTTGGTTTCAGCATGCCAGCTGCAGGAAAAACCGGCACAACAAGCGACTACAAAGACACTTGGTTTGCGGGTTTCACACCATTTGTGACAGCGGTATCTTGGGTTGGGTACGACGATAATACTCCGACCGGGCTCTCGGGTGCTAGTGGAGCAGCTCCTATTTGGGCTGACTTTATGAAGCAGTTCGCAGCGCGATATCCGCCAAACGATTTTAAGTGGCCAGAAGGTACTGAGCTGCGCGAGTTGAGCGTAGAAGACCAATTGAGTCTTGGAATAGTTCCGGGCGAAAATGAAATCTTGAATCCCGTCGAACTTCTTTTTGAAACCAACCCCTACTAG
- a CDS encoding isoleucine--tRNA ligase, with amino-acid sequence MNYKDTICLPKTDFPMKADLHIREPQIIKKWIDEDVHGKMASSDKSQNFVFTDGPPYANGDLHMGHALNKILKDIVVKYQNMAGKRAVFVPGWDCHGLPIEMAVLKSQGEKAKTLTPKEIRALSRKEAQKWIDIQMEQFQRFGVIADWKHPYKTMDFSYEAEIVRTLAQILETGCFYRGEKPVYWCLPLQTALAEAEVEYREHKSPSIYVGFDLIDKDRIRLEQTLGIDSGLSKVQFVIWTTTPWTLPANLAIAVHPDFDYGLFKATKGTSDTNFQEPLGVVIAKDLKDTFEAETGLQITLIATLKGGKLEGYSANHPFVDRQSPVLLGDHVTLESGSGMVHTAPGHGLEDYELGVRYGLDIYSPVNDSGRYTKEVPQWEGLKVFEANPKIVEALKTSGHLLGLKEITHSYPHCWRTKTPLIFRATPQWFLKMDDDKYPIRRKALEEIDKVRWVPDWGINRIKGMIENRPDWCLSRQRSWGVPIPVFYCVNCSEALVSQAAMLRVADAIEETGIDAYHDIEASRFTSGETCSSCKSSDFRKGNDIFDVWFESGCAFSAVQKKREAMATPADLYLEGSDQHRGWFHTSLLTSVAADGHAPYKQVLTHGFVMYAKGQKMSKSLGNTVDPLEVIKKHGAETLRLWAAHEDYSKDLTFNPETVQRLVETYRRLRNTMRFILGSLNEFQLVRDEVPFEDLLELDRWMLSKLANLISACIKSYESYEFYKIYHAINQFVTVELSSLYMDVIKDRLYTWKRDGVERRSCQTTLFYVGETLTLLLAPIVSFLAEESHAYFEKVRTGSESADTVFVKSMPNLTPMWQNEKLDKDFEVMWEVRSHVTKALEELRNTKVIGSSLEAQVRVEVPPEFFAALDPRRNELAQYFIVSKVDLTSGNALNISAKRAEGEKCARCWNLRDDVNEEAKFPGVCAKCVQALA; translated from the coding sequence GTGAACTACAAAGACACCATTTGCCTTCCAAAAACTGACTTCCCGATGAAGGCCGATCTTCATATTAGAGAGCCGCAAATAATCAAAAAGTGGATCGACGAAGACGTGCACGGCAAAATGGCCAGCTCGGATAAATCTCAAAACTTCGTTTTTACCGACGGCCCCCCTTACGCTAACGGCGACCTTCATATGGGGCACGCTCTTAATAAAATTCTCAAAGACATAGTGGTAAAATACCAAAACATGGCCGGAAAGCGCGCCGTTTTTGTTCCCGGCTGGGATTGTCATGGGCTACCTATCGAAATGGCGGTGTTGAAATCGCAAGGCGAGAAGGCCAAAACGTTAACTCCTAAAGAGATTCGGGCCCTTTCGCGCAAAGAGGCTCAAAAGTGGATCGACATTCAGATGGAGCAGTTTCAGCGATTTGGAGTAATTGCCGACTGGAAGCACCCCTATAAAACCATGGACTTCTCTTATGAGGCCGAAATAGTAAGAACGCTGGCTCAGATACTCGAAACTGGTTGCTTCTATCGCGGAGAAAAGCCCGTGTACTGGTGTCTCCCACTACAAACTGCCCTCGCCGAGGCAGAAGTTGAGTACCGTGAGCATAAAAGCCCCTCCATCTACGTCGGATTTGATCTTATCGACAAAGATCGAATTCGGCTTGAGCAAACCTTGGGTATAGATAGCGGGCTTTCGAAAGTGCAGTTCGTGATTTGGACGACGACACCCTGGACACTACCAGCCAATTTAGCTATCGCCGTTCATCCTGACTTTGATTACGGTTTATTTAAGGCCACAAAAGGCACTAGCGACACGAATTTTCAAGAACCACTCGGAGTCGTCATAGCAAAAGATCTCAAAGACACCTTTGAAGCTGAGACCGGTTTGCAAATCACTTTGATCGCTACTTTAAAGGGGGGCAAACTCGAAGGCTATAGTGCTAACCACCCTTTTGTAGACAGGCAATCCCCCGTACTACTAGGTGACCACGTTACACTGGAATCTGGATCTGGAATGGTGCACACAGCGCCAGGTCACGGCTTGGAAGACTATGAGCTGGGTGTGCGCTATGGTCTGGATATATATTCGCCAGTCAATGATTCGGGCCGTTACACAAAAGAAGTCCCTCAGTGGGAAGGTCTTAAAGTCTTTGAAGCAAACCCCAAGATCGTTGAAGCGCTCAAAACGAGCGGACACCTCTTGGGACTAAAAGAGATTACTCATAGCTACCCTCACTGTTGGCGAACAAAAACGCCTCTGATTTTTAGAGCCACTCCTCAGTGGTTTTTGAAGATGGATGATGACAAGTACCCAATCCGAAGGAAAGCTCTCGAAGAAATAGATAAAGTTCGATGGGTGCCTGACTGGGGTATAAACCGAATCAAAGGAATGATCGAAAACCGACCTGACTGGTGTCTCAGCAGACAGAGATCGTGGGGCGTTCCTATTCCGGTTTTCTACTGCGTGAATTGTTCTGAAGCTCTCGTGTCTCAAGCGGCCATGCTAAGAGTTGCAGACGCGATCGAAGAAACGGGGATCGATGCCTACCATGATATCGAGGCATCTCGATTTACTTCCGGAGAAACTTGTTCGTCTTGCAAAAGTTCCGACTTTAGAAAAGGTAACGACATTTTTGATGTTTGGTTTGAAAGCGGCTGCGCATTCTCTGCTGTCCAAAAAAAACGCGAAGCGATGGCAACGCCGGCGGATCTTTACTTAGAAGGAAGCGATCAGCATAGAGGCTGGTTTCACACAAGCCTACTTACCTCCGTCGCCGCTGACGGGCATGCGCCCTACAAGCAAGTGCTCACGCACGGGTTTGTGATGTATGCCAAGGGCCAAAAAATGAGCAAAAGTTTAGGCAATACGGTTGACCCGCTTGAGGTCATAAAAAAGCATGGTGCGGAGACACTCAGGCTATGGGCTGCGCACGAGGATTACTCAAAAGACCTGACATTTAATCCCGAGACAGTTCAAAGACTCGTCGAAACCTATCGCCGCCTTCGCAATACAATGCGATTTATTCTAGGAAGCCTCAATGAGTTTCAGCTTGTTCGAGATGAAGTCCCTTTTGAAGACTTGTTGGAGCTAGATCGGTGGATGCTATCAAAACTTGCAAATCTCATTTCGGCCTGCATTAAATCGTATGAATCGTATGAATTCTATAAGATCTACCACGCCATCAATCAGTTTGTAACGGTTGAGCTTTCGTCTCTTTACATGGACGTTATTAAGGACCGCCTCTACACATGGAAAAGAGACGGCGTTGAGCGACGCTCTTGTCAGACTACATTGTTTTACGTGGGCGAAACGCTGACTTTGTTACTAGCGCCGATAGTTTCTTTTTTGGCAGAAGAGAGTCATGCCTACTTTGAAAAAGTCAGAACAGGATCTGAATCAGCCGACACTGTGTTTGTTAAATCGATGCCAAATTTGACGCCCATGTGGCAGAACGAGAAGCTCGACAAAGATTTTGAAGTTATGTGGGAGGTTCGATCACACGTGACAAAGGCTCTTGAAGAGCTGCGAAACACGAAAGTTATTGGCTCGAGTTTAGAGGCTCAGGTAAGAGTCGAAGTGCCGCCCGAGTTTTTCGCTGCTTTGGATCCTCGAAGAAACGAGCTCGCACAGTACTTTATAGTTTCTAAAGTGGATTTGACTTCGGGCAATGCGCTAAACATTTCGGCAAAACGGGCCGAGGGCGAGAAGTGCGCACGGTGTTGGAATCTTCGAGATGATGTGAATGAGGAGGCGAAATTTCCTGGAGTTTGCGCAAAGTGTGTGCAAGCATTGGCTTGA
- a CDS encoding co-chaperone GroES: MGKAAANFFSPLWDYVVLEKLEAEVKTPGGLFIPETALERPNIGEVVAVGRGLRSKKGNIRPLDVEVGDRVFFSKYSGTEVQMQGRPFLFIKETDIIGVTE; the protein is encoded by the coding sequence CTGGGCAAGGCAGCAGCAAATTTTTTTTCTCCGCTTTGGGACTATGTCGTTTTAGAAAAACTAGAAGCTGAAGTAAAAACTCCCGGAGGCCTATTCATTCCAGAGACGGCTCTTGAGCGGCCAAATATTGGTGAAGTGGTTGCGGTGGGTAGAGGTCTAAGAAGTAAAAAAGGCAATATCCGGCCGCTTGACGTCGAAGTAGGGGATAGAGTTTTCTTTAGCAAATACTCCGGCACTGAAGTGCAGATGCAAGGGCGTCCGTTCTTATTTATTAAAGAGACGGACATTATTGGAGTGACCGAGTAA